In Mangifera indica cultivar Alphonso chromosome 1, CATAS_Mindica_2.1, whole genome shotgun sequence, a single genomic region encodes these proteins:
- the LOC123216365 gene encoding uncharacterized protein LOC123216365, translating into MEAYNCSSSSAYSQSQQDSGDKVEYVKASNCYQSSLHAVRKAPLKPWKKPIAPVPPAGPKVYKVDPVNFRELVQRLTGASECQLQRLKRVAPPPLNVTPISCHSRENYAAAPLQLLPSPAKTPLTALYTELMAEISDPKPQQLPDCGMESNSLGLSLSPSSHSWCTFPLLSPGTFSSLDQSTVL; encoded by the coding sequence ATGGAGGCTTACAATTGTTCTTCTTCATCTGCATACTCACAGTCACAGCAGGACTCGGGAGATAAAGTAGAGTACGTGAAAGCATCAAACTGTTATCAATCATCGCTTCATGCGGTGCGCAAGGCTCCATTAAAGCCATGGAAGAAACCAATAGCTCCAGTGCCACCAGCTGGACCAAAAGTGTACAAAGTGGATCCTGTGAACTTCCGGGAGCTGGTTCAGAGGCTGACTGGTGCGTCGGAGTGCCAGTTGCAGCGTCTCAAAAGGGTGGCTCCACCTCCACTGAATGTGACGCCAATCTCATGTCATAGTAGAGAGAACTATGCAGCTGCCCCCCTGCAGTTGCTTCCTTCGCCAGCAAAAACTCCATTGACTGCTCTTTACACAGAGTTGATGGCTGAAATATCAGATCCCAAACCCCAACAGTTACCGGATTGTGGGATGGAATCCAATTCACTTGGATTGAGTTTGTCACCATCTTCGCACAGCTGGTGTACTTTCCCTCTTTTGAGCCCAGGAACTTTTTCCAGTTTGGATCAAAGCACAGTTCTCTAG
- the LOC123215004 gene encoding U-box domain-containing protein 30-like, with product MPMFQQPTKRDEVVSGDGQVLDLDTAVKDGVLGGVDGAVIGGCGAEKLDLKKIIEELDLADVPPVFICPISLEPMQDPVTLSTGQTYERCNILKWFSLSRYTCPTTMQELWDDSITPNNTLRQLILTWFSQKYLLMKKRSEDVQGRASELVETLKKVKGQARVQALKELQQVVAAHASARKTVVDEGGVAVISSLLGPFTSHVVGSEVIGILVNLTLDSESKTNLMQPAKFSLVVDMLNEGSIETKINCTQLIGKLMEAKDFRPEVVSSHSLLVGLMRLVKNKRHSSGVLPGLGLLRSICLHKEVRKLIVSIAAVPQLVDLLPSLEPECLELALSILEELSSIPEGRLALKDCANTIPNMVRLLMRVSESCTQYALSILWSVCKLAHEECSTIAVDAGLAAKLLLVIQSGCNPVLKQRSAELLKLCSLNYTDTIFISKCKLTKTIQ from the coding sequence ATGCCTATGTTTCAGCAGCCCACAAAGAGGGATGAGGTTGTGAGTGGTGATGGGCAGGTCCTAGATTTGGACACTGCTGTAAAAGATGGGGTTTTGGGTGGTGTTGATGGTGCTGTTATTGGTGGTTGTGGTGCTGAGAAGTTGGATCTGAAGAAGATAATTGAAGAGCTTGATTTGGCTGATGTACCTCCGGTGTTTATATGCCCTATCTCCCTTGAGCCAATGCAAGACCCTGTCACACTTTCCACCGGCCAAACTTACGAGAGGTGCAACATTCTAAAATGGTTCAGTCTAAGCCGTTATACTTGCCCTACTACAATGCAAGAGCTCTGGGATGATTCGATTACTCCTAATAACACCCTTCGCCAATTGATTCTAACTTGGTTCTCGCAAAAGTATTTGCTCATGAAAAAGAGATCCGAGGATGTGCAGGGCAGGGCAAGTGAGCTCGTTGAGACATTGAAGAAAGTCAAGGGTCAAGCAAGAGTTCAAGCCTTGAAGGAGCTGCAACAAGTTGTGGCAGCTCATGCCAGTGCTAGAAAGACTGTGGTTGATGAAGGTGGGGTTGCTGTAATCTCCTCCTTGTTAGGTCCATTTACCTCTCATGTTGTTGGCTCTGAGGTAATTGGAATTCTTGTGAATTTGACTCTTGATTCTGAGTCCAAAACCAACTTGATGCAGCCCGCCAAGTTTTCATTGGTGGTTGATATGTTGAATGAGGGGTCCATTGAGACTAAGATTAACTGCACACAATTGATTGGAAAATTGATGGAGGCGAAGGATTTTCGTCCAGAGGTTGTGTCAAGCCATAGTCTTTTGGTGGGGTTGATGAGGCTGGTGAAAAACAAGAGGCATAGCAGTGGAGTTTTACCTGGACTAGGCCTACTTAGGTCAATATGTTTGCATAAAGAAGTTAGGAAATTGATTGTCAGCATTGCAGCCGTTCCTCAATTGGTTGATTTGTTGCCGTCTCTTGAACCTGAATGTTTGGAGTTAGCACTTAGTATTTTGGAAGAACTTTCAAGTATACCAGAAGGAAGATTGGCTTTGAAGGATTGTGCAAACACAATACCGAATATGGTGAGGCTGTTAATGAGAGTTTCTGAGAGTTGTACTCAGTATGCATTGTCAATCTTATGGTCCGTTTGCAAACTTGCTCATGAAGAATGCTCAACCATTGCCGTGGATGCGGGCCTAGCTGCAAAGCTGCTTCTTGTCATACAAAGTGGTTGCAATCCTGTATTGAAGCAAAGGTCTGCAGAGCTACTGAAGCTGTGTAGTCTAAACTACACAGATACCATTTTCATTTCTAAGTGCAAGCTCACAAAGACTATACAATGA